TTAAGACATGTGGACTTAATCATTTCTTTGATGATAACAGAAACAAcatgataaaaaagaacaaagataaCATTacaatcatttcattattaGACTGTGGCATAATAGTCAAATTAcaaataaatattatttttgtcataTACAGTAGAGCTGACAAGCAATCCCTTAACATGATCTAATGGGACTGACAATCAAACAAGCTTGCTCACAGGTGCCatcatatttcattgtatttctatgGTACTCGGACATTGATGTGTCAATTGCCATTTTGTTCATTGTATTCATGTTCAGTGAtacatttttgtacattgtgtagTATTCAACTTTGTAATGTAAAAACATTTGCTAGCAAAAGACCTTTGATGCATCTTCATTTgcgaaatgatatgaaaatattgaaatgaaataaaactgaataTAATTACTTGTTTCTCAGTTCGTTGAAAATTTTGCTGTCAAAGATCACATGATCTACCGAACTACATGCAGTAAAAACAACAGAAGTGGCCATGATCATCGCACACTAAATTTGAAAGTCATATTTTCCGTAAACTGTACATTATTAATCCAATGTATATTGAAAGAATTAAGCTCTCACTCCCAGTATACCAACTGCAGCAGCTGACATAGTTACAAGTGTAAGATTACAAACAcatctactgtacatgtaaagaCAGGCATTTCAATGGCACGGAGTGCAGAAAATGACTTAATGCAGCCACGAGTTCTCATTGATCCCACACGTTTCAGTTAGGGGTAAGCCAGGGCAAAATTAGTCTTTTCCTGTCTCCTTCGCATGTATACAGCAGTAGTCATGAAAGCTCCGCCGACGTTTCCTTTCCCAAGGAAGTGGATCATGTTAGGACATGACGGGGTTCACACGAGCCTCTGAAAGGCCTCTATTGTCATGACTGGAACCACTTTCACTGATGGAAACCACTGAGGCTTCTGCAAAGTCACTTTGCAAATCAGCCTAAAAGCGGATTCAAGGGGCTCTCCTGTATCAAATATGATACagatactacatgtacaattgtacactgtAAAAGTCATATCACACAGTTTTAACTGAGAGGTTCCCTCTcttgtgttacatgtacataagtGGATCTACTGTATGTAGCCACTTAAATGTAATTTAAATAGCAAAATGTATATTCTGTACAGTGCAAAGTTCACAGAAACACTCACTAAGACCTGGAATTTTTATGGTTGATGATTTGAATGACAgaccacttttttttccttcaaattttAACCACTCATCACTTTGTGGCATACTGCGTCAAAGCCTTGCCTTACACCAGGTGCTCTCACTTAACCTTGTACCATTGCAAATACTGCATTATTTGCATGTGCATACAAACGTGACCTTAAGTAACCCTAAAGGAAATAGAGGCATTGTAACCTGATTTTCTCTACTGGGGAACTGTTAGCCATATTGGACTAGTtaacaaaaatgcaaacaaaactaCCAATTTTTCTAGACTCAATTACGATGTTACAATTTGAAAGTCATGTATGATATGACATGTTCAGTACTGAAATACACATTTCTCATTCTGTCTTGCTTCATACATTTGTAAAAGTTTATTTTCAGCAACAGTTTCAGATAAATGCTTGAAATCAAATCAGGAAGGGTTCCTTTGGTACCTTAACtaaaagtaaaatgaaacagATATTTATAGTTGTACACGCAGTATTATTAACTTACTTTTCTAGCACAATACCAAGGTATTAAAACCTTCTAGGGTGAGAACATTTTATAGTTCTAAGTATAAACTACATaggctgtacatgtacatttggtGCATTTCGTCTAGAATGCTCTCGAGTAGTTTcctataatgtaggcctatatcatgtGTTTCTTCTGTCATACTCGTAACACAATACTCcatggcacacacacaccactgtatgtacagtatttaaacCACAGATCTTATCACAAAAATGTGGACCCTCACATCCtgtgatacattgtacagtcaTGTATGCAAATAAACTCATTATCTCATAAACCATATTAACCACACTATAGGGTGATACATTCGTGTACAGTACCAGTAGCTTAGGAGCAACACTATAGAAGAACCATAtggttaaatatacaaaacagtACAATCAGTGAACATGTAATTCTTCTGAACATTCTGTGTCAAACAAATTCATACAAGGGCTAATTGGGACATCCTACACTTATAAACCTAGGTGGAAAATTACCCTGACTACATTGAACTGCAAGTTTATGGCTATAACAGATCATtagcaacatacatgtacaatgtacatgtactggtagCTAATAATTATATCACACAATTTCACTTGTCGTGTATCTTGACATCAAGTCCTTGCGAGGCTCAGTGCAGTATATCATATGcaaaactttgaatttgaaggacaaacataaaaatgcaaaagtgagTCTTAAGCCCTGTTTTAACAGAACCTTTCAAACTATAGTTACCATGACAAAGTCAAAGTAATGTCAAGGTAATCTTTTTTTCACCCTGCCTGTTAAAACGGTTCATGCAAAATGTCGCTCAGATGTTGCCGCGgtaacttttgccaaattctaTCCTGTAGCCAGCTAGGGTAATTGCCACAACATCATCCTGACGTTACCGCGACACATCCCACTACCCAAGCAATtttaatacaaacatacactgATCATGTGCATGGAATGTAGCCACTGATctctgtgtacaatgtacaactttGAGATCGATGCTTGTTAAGAGTAAATGTACAATCTAGAATAGGcggtgctacatgtagctggtAGGTATGGTAGTCATCACTGGAGACAGTCTGACATTCATGGAAACCTACCCTGGCAAGAtttttggtgtgtgtctgtgaacTGTACCCCTCACTCTCTCCTGTGGTTTTATTGGAATTTTAgaggaattttgttctctgCACGTTGTCGCGACGTTGCTGTGGTAAGGTCTGTTAGAACAGGGCTTACAGACACCATTGTTTTCCTTGCCACCTCTCACTGGCACACAACATTCTCACCATCCCCAGATAGTTCCAAGGAGcttgaaccttgaaccttgaTGAGATAATCCCTGAAGCAGCTCTTTCCGAACTAAACTGGGATGGGATGTGCTGTGACAGTGGGTGATGGTGCAGTCGTAGTATATTTCAGAGCTGCTGAAAGGGATTACTACTTTGTCTTTAacttcaaggttcaaggttcaagACACAAACttgggtgagagagagaggaaaaaattaaatatgatatcatatcatatatgatatatcatatttgCTACCAACCTGTCTATAATGGACATCTATCTGCAGGTGTCATTATAAACTAGAATAGCACTCAGAGAGCGCAGGCCTCCGTCAAGCAGTTTGTGTAGAACTACCCATTTGGGTACGCGGGATGAAAATCGCCAAATGTTCCAATGGAAGCCTTGTATTCGTGTTTACCTCATCAGCTCCCTGCTGCATGGCACCTCAAgcagaatacatgtacactgtatgtgattTACTGCACATCTGTTcaatgcaaacctcaaataagTGTAGCATGATCCCCAAATTCAATGACCCTATATTgctcataaaaaaagaagaaaatccttcaaaaattcataaaaattcccggatcactaccaaaattcaatcatctgttccttgtgtcataaTAAAGTTTTCTTGCacgtttcatccaaatccatttaCAACTATTTTGAGTTTAATATTtcgcacacaaacaaacaaaccgaacgatgcagacaaaaacaaacattgcaatctccttggtggaggtagtatcaataaataataatgacatttgatAATTCTCTTAAATTTTGCTAAATAAGTCACATTTAATAGAATACCCTGATAAGTGCTCTATACTCTTCTGATGGAGTTCGGCCGACATTTCCATGGCGACAGGATATTTTTCACTCACCTCATACTTGGGAGCATTATTGCAGTTTGGAAAGTTTCCCTGATGATCACCGTTGTGGATGAGGAGGTTGTCCACTAAGTTCCAACCCCAACTTTGGTCGTTGTTGCCGAGCAGTGCAACGTACCCTTGGCACTGCATGGGGGCATGTTTGGTGGCAATGCCCACAACGGCTACCGTTCCCAGGGGCCCCTCCCACCACACCTCCCAGGCGTGCCTTCCCTCGTTGAACCCTTTCTTCCCCCTTGCCCCATCCGTGCTCTGTGCCACCGGATTTCTGTGCAACGTGAAGCCGTTCGGTCGTATGTAAATGTTTCTGGAGCAGTCGTTCGGGTTGAATGCGTGGTGAAACGCACGCAATCTGGATTTGTACGAAGGTAGATGTTGCAAGAGTTTCCCATTCACGGCGTCTTTAGCAAGCTTGCGGAGGCACTGGACCTTCCAAACTGGACTGTTTTCATCGTAGAGACAGTCATACCACGCTTTACAAACTAATGAACAACACAGTAATTCCGCTAGGTCCAAATATGAGAACATCCGCTCCAGAACAGGCATCGGAAGATTAGCCGCTGCCATTTTGTGTTGCAGACTACTGCCGGTAGGCGATACAACAAGAGAGCGAGAGTATTCCCgatgaaaatgtcaaaacagaaaaaacgTCATCAGTTATGGGAATCGTGTGCAGTTAATCATGAACAAGATTATAGCATTAGATGCAACCAACGCATAAACCCCATAATTAGCAATGCATCCAAAAAAGAACTCGAGAATGGCCAAATTCTGTTCATTCACTTACATGAAACAGAGCCACAGCCTACAGAAGATGCGTAGAAATGGTAGGAGGCTAGGCACGTACATATACAGCAAGTGCAATGATCGTGTGTATACGTACGTATGTATGGAGTTAGTTGAGGGCGGTCGTGTGCTTGGCAGTATGCAGCCGCTGGCACGGCAGACCGAATGTGCGGTCCATGCAGTGTCGACTGGTTGAGCTGGATGATGCGGCGAGACTCTCGGTACGTCGCACGCGTGCACGGTATGCGGCCCggtggcgatttttttttccgtaaccctaacgcgtcgaaattgccaattgtgtcacttgagcaaagactatcagtgtacaagttggtttttgtacgcatgtgcgTGGACTTCGGCAGTAGGCGCTGAGTTTTACCTCCTTGGTTATACACAGTAcggtcgtctgctaaccacagaatcagattacaATGTGAGAATGAGACGCCGTCCTTCAATcagaaacataacaacgggtttgtgtgtatgggtatgtgtatgtgtgtgtgtgtgtgtgtttcacttCACATGTCATGGGCATCGCGTTCGCCTTTGCCTTAGGTGGTATTtctgtggttttgttcgccgtctgctgacacttttcctgTGTCTCGCAAGACTTGCGTTACTGAGCTCAcgcgggtaaataattccccttAGAggcgtgtgttaaaattcaaatttcaaaaaattctgtaaaatagctggaagaaatgagatgtttcatcttcactaacctgaataagtgagatataccctttcatccatcaaatttcccaggtgggttcttcggctcaaattctgtccaagggtccgcaaagccgaACTACGAGTTCTCttcactcaaaaaaatcacctcttttctgtacatgcagccaatgaaataaagtcccctcaaattcaatcagaaaagctttcatcttccaaccaaaatgtagTTTGTAGaagaattcatactcaatatttacagctattcagtttttgccaaactacatcattgattctgaattattttttctacatttattttggtatctttggtacgaatttgtgcaggggtctgggacattccattttatttgtacaggtgtgagcccaactaggatgcatgcaaactcgacgtcgtcatcaatatcttgcaaaaagtaaattggaaatctataTTGAAGCTTGGAATAAATTATAATCAACGTATTATATATTTAGGTCTACAGCTGCAGCGATTGCTATTGTTAtcaacattgatcatgtttattaacccccacaaaatcagattcgaagtgggcaTTGGGTCTTGGGTAACATGGATGAACTACTgcgttaatttgggtttatcctCCAACTTCAcgatgattcagaaaggcgtagtataGGCTCCTTAGGCCTatagttcaggttcatgtaaTCAAGATATATGTGATTACATTCTCATGGAATAACATCCAAtatgaagatgggggagggaagagaaactGGGATAGAGCTAGTAATCATCGATTTTGATCGATAAAATCTCTCTATAAATATCTTAATTAAATCAGCTTTACAAAGGCATTTTGAATAGgcatttaaaaatcaaaagatgtGCTATTTCCaacaaaatcaattcatttcccagtccatacatgtacaaaattgctctagtatcacggtttgaattgctctatcaataattttttgatgttcactttatcattgccaaccctatCGAGTCCTTCTCATCACGTACCATCGTCATTTCTACCACCACGACCATCATTGAAGcctgaaggaaaccaaaacccaaaaagaattatggattgagtgaaagcagccacattagtagaacacatcactgaaagtttaaggaaaatcgggcaatcgatgcaaaagttatgaatatttaacgTTTTGATGTTTGAACCACTGGCTGCATGACATCACGTGTGGGCAACAACatagagaaaataaaagaaaacaaacatgttttcacttttcttgagtaatggaagagcatttgattaaccactttcagaaagtagggggaatgattactacccttaacatagattatgtcagtatcaactaagttgagggaatgtgtaattttattgattttgtttttgtgtggaattctctttatattttcttacattgttgtccactaaAGACGTCATGGTCTCTAGTAAtctctttttttcagtgattacaacaccaaaaatataaaaacgaataacttttgcatcgattgtccgatttttcctcaaactttcactgatgtgtaatgctaatattgctgcgttCACGCAATCTatattgttctttgggttttggtttcctttaatatcaaccaatcatcacttataccatcattgcttttattagattaccatgcacgaccataaacatcattactatcatttcacaactggatatcatcttatcatcatcaccacgattatcactcgtattaccatcgtatacGTATCACCACAAGCAATGTATCTTCCGCCACTATCatactttttttcatgtcatcaatccatcaacaacaacaacttcagcatcatcatcattatcctcaGTCTAGATAAGCATTGCGACTGGCAATATATTCCTACTCGATCCCTTCCTccaatgcccacatggcctagcacccttAATTGAATTGATGAAGAGAaacgattgaatattaaaacactgatttttgtttgtttgtgtgtttgtttgtttgtttgttttttgtttgtttgtaagaacactagccgcattcacacgtacacAATAGCTtgttaccgagcgcgctccaaaactcgagttcttgttatactcgcaactttttataaaattcatgatcgatatattagAAACAAACACCTGGctttaactggtatcagatGGGTTCATGACTTTAAATGTGTATAAACCATTTGTTGTCGACTGACACCCAAAAAGAGAAGCCATGCGTGATTTGTTGTCTCGAAGTCGTGCAGTATCGTACACAAAGAGTGATGAGATATTAGAGCTGTGATAAAATTTACCAGTATGAAGTTTATCAATATCAGCATAACCATATTATGTCTAGAGTAtgtgacagagagagaaaaaaaaatccaacccaCCAGCTCCGATTCtcaagtaaaacacatttgtagaagagatttgaaacgatcgttttataatgtgttatttggcacaaaattATTTCCCTTATTTTTAAAAATGGTAATCGATaactaaatgaaaatcaatttgccagatattagccaaatttaagatcttttcattaagttggcGCAACCAGCATCAGTTCAGAGTCACAGGGGCTACTTTCgagtttttatgaaatacattcataGGAAACTGATAAGTACAAGTTTGAACAATGATAGCACCCATTAttatggttacagttcgttatttacaaggttcgttattcagaagattctttattccgaaggttcgttattccgaagattcgttattccgaaggttctttatttcgaaggttcgctattccgaagtttcgtttttcaaaggttcgttaatccgaaaatgaaacaaagctcgttattccgaaggttcgttacggaccctatttcattgtcggatcaacgaaccttcggaataacgaaccctgttttattttcggattagcgaaacttcggaataacgaaccgtatTTTATTTTCGAATGAACGAGCCTTCGGAAAGCGAACCCTAGttttttcggataaacgaaccttcggaataactaacctgcggaataacgtcacaaatattcggattaacataccctttttgattttcggattaacgaaccttcggaagaacgaatatccgaaacacacaaatgccCTATATACCTAGAGGTTTGTCAACCCGAAAATCaagaaaggttcgttaatccggacaTTTGTGaggttattccgaaggttcgttagtccgaaaataaaataaggttcgctattccgaaggctcgtttattcgaaaatgaaatagggttcgttattccgaaggttcgttaatccaaaaatcaaacagggttctggaacgggtcataagactttttgAACGttcttaaaactttttttaaacgTTGTAGAgggttttcaaaagttatctggATGTCTACAACGTCAAAACGTTTTTCTGTCGGTCCTAAAAATTTAGACAGGTTTTTTAGTGTATTTTAACGTTTAAAAGAAGTATTTATAACGTCCAATTGAAACGTTTTAAATgcgtcgaaaaccttccacaagaagacgttctgaaaaagttttgacaaaacgtccaaataacgaacttggaatgTTTCAAGAACGTTTAGAAAACGTCTTTTTGTTAGCTGGgtaaagacgtaaaattcaagtcagttttgtgacgtattatcCACATCATATTTACGACGTATTAGTGAAAtaaaatttacgttgctttgcaACCTATTTACCACGTCATATTAAGGACgtgacgttaaatttacgtcagttttgcgacgtctttgtgacTTCATATAATtaaggcctacgaattatagttttatagagttatatcagtttgccaCATTATACTATCGTCAGAACGACGACAATTTCACGTCAGTCAACTgtcaaaaataagatttttttttttgctcaaatggaagacatAGAGAGAATTCATTATCTagacttcagaaaggcgtaataattgtcgtttgtttgacgtaaataagcaaagaaaacagACGCTATTTAGACGTCTCAACCTGACGCCAAAAAGTCGTATTCAAATCAGAATATCAGAGTATACCAGAgtatttgaataacaaagcagtaaccgctgcatgctatacggattagaaccaacacttgctgtcgggcgaaagctcggtggtctagtggagatgacgcctgttcggtgatcaggaggtcgtgggttcgaatcctgctcgagtatgtacgcccatgattttttatcatggctactactaaaacactgatcaattcagtgcttatttacgtcgatgtagggcaatttgtcaatcagttgcaaaagtCGTATTGTTGTTTGAAGACATCTAAAAGACGTCATattatttgtgacgtctttctgacgcctgGTTGGTTATGCAAAGATGTCGtaaagacgtgtaaattactaattAAATGTCTTATAAACGAAAACAACAGGCAGATACTTGCATCATataaacgtttcaaactgacgtgaatatgtcgtatttttcaaactgacgtgaatatgtcgtatttttgctcaaatggaagttgtCCCAAAGATGTCATTGGTGGTCATTAGAGTCGTCTTAATGACGTGTAAAacacaattctaaagacaagatgtacgtcagaaTAACGTCATGAGCACGTCATCTCACGTCAATTCATGCCTTTTTGATGTATATtggtaaagaaaacaagaaagatgtctgaaagacgcctttttCACGAAAACTAAACAAGGaaaatggacgtgattttgacgtcattttgagatCGTGGCCGGTTAAGGTCTAATAAAGTGCATGTGAGCACCTTAAGATACAACCATGATACAAATCTGGTTCCTAGCTAACATTTGGACGTTTTCtaaacgttcttgaaacgttccaagttcgttatttggacgttttgtcaaaacgttttcaaaACGTCATTTTTCTGGAAGGTTTTTCGACGTATTCAAAACGTTTCAATTGGACGTTATAAAAACGTTTCATAAACGttaaaataacaattaaaaaccttTTTATACATGATTTTTAAGGACGAGAGAAAAACGTTTGGACGTTATAGACATtcagataacttttgaaagccCTCTAGAACGTTTAAAAACGTTTTAAGAACGTTCAAAAAGTCTTGTGACCCGTTCCAGAACCCTGTTtgatttttggatcaacgaacctccggaataacgaaccctatttcattttcgaataaacgagcctTTGGAATAGCAAACCCTATTTTATATTCGGACTAACCAACCTTCGGagtccggattaacgaaccttcctTGATTTTCGGGTTAACAAACCTGTAGGTATAGgggatttgtgtgtttcggatatttgTTATACCGAAGGTTCGTAAAATCCTAAAATCAAAAACGGTAGGCCtatgttaatccgaacatttgtggcgctattccgcaggttcgttattctgaaggttcgttcatccgaaaaaaaaatatagggttcgttattccggaggttcgttgatccgacaatgaaatagggtccgtaacgaaccttcggaataacgagctttgttttattttcggattttcggaaccttcggaataacgaatcttcggaataaagaaccttcggaataacgaatcttcggaataacgaaccttcggaatactcACCTTctcaataacgaactgtaaccatcaTAATGGGTGCTATCATCGTTCAACCTTGTAGTTATCAGTTTCCTATGAATGCATTTTATAAAAAACTTGTAAGTAGCCTCTGTGACTCTGAACTGATGCTCGTTgctccaacttaatgaaaagatcttcaatttggctaatatctggcaaattgattttcatttggttaTCGATTACTATTATTAAAAATAAGTACAATTATTTTGTGCCGCATAACACATTACaaaacgatcgtttcaaatCTCTTCTACAAATGTGTTTGATTGAGAATTGGAGCTGTGtgttgaattttattttctctctctctcacacatagTAGACATCTAATATGGTTATGCTGATATTGATAAACTTCATACTGGTAAACTTCTATCACAGCTCTAATATCTCATCACTTTTTATGTGTACGATACTGCACGACTTCGAGACAACAAATCACGCATGGCTTCCCTTTTTGGGTGTCAGTCGACAGCAAATGATTTATACACATTTAAagtcatgaacccacctgggaatctgatactAGTTAAAGCCAGGTGtttgtttctataatatatcGATCACGAAATTTATAAAAAGTtgcgagtataacaagaactcgaattttggagcgcgctcggtaaccagctattttgtacgtgtgaatgcggctagtttatttatttattttatctatttatttatctatttctaaTCTTTTGTCAGAGTAGCCCATTCACCAATAAAtagtggtcttccatggagcccTGAATGATgaatgtacattaaatagcaAAACGTATATACAGAAGATGacatatacagtgtagatacataccagcatatactgtacattgcaaaGTAACATAAACAAATACATGCCACAGCAGGAGTTCACCATGAGAATGCCGAAATAACAATTAAAATGCTATGATACAGGAATGATAAGCTAGCCCAGAATAAATTTCATGTGTTACTTACAAATAACAACTTTGCTTAAACAATCTCTTCAATGAATATATGGAAGACGCTGATCTAATTGAATGATCTAGCCTGTTCCATTAAAGTACAGAGGATACGATTGGGCTGCACTTGTGACAATCAGAGCGAAATCTTGGCACACGTAGATTTCCACTGTCTATTAGCCTTGTATGATGTTCATGTACATCAAGTGCACCTGAAGGTGCGAAGGTGCTAAGTTATGGACGCATATTATCATAACGCGACTGAACTCAAAACGTCGTGTCGTCCATTTAAGACTTTTGAATAAATCAGCT
The Diadema setosum chromosome 21, eeDiaSeto1, whole genome shotgun sequence DNA segment above includes these coding regions:
- the LOC140244629 gene encoding F-box/SPRY domain-containing protein 1-like, coding for MAAANLPMPVLERMFSYLDLAELLCCSLVCKAWYDCLYDENSPVWKVQCLRKLAKDAVNGKLLQHLPSYKSRLRAFHHAFNPNDCSRNIYIRPNGFTLHRNPVAQSTDGARGKKGFNEGRHAWEVWWEGPLGTVAVVGIATKHAPMQCQGYVALLGNNDQSWGWNLVDNLLIHNGDHQGNFPNCNNAPKYEVGEKIRVILDCEDNYLAFERGYEFLGVAFRGLPNEKLYPSISAVYGNTEVTMVYLGEPVDG